From Methanobacterium congolense, one genomic window encodes:
- a CDS encoding lysylphosphatidylglycerol synthase transmembrane domain-containing protein, translating into MEKNRFWLVLIFAVVVYVVMGVYADLGDLLTALESFDWRFIILLLCLTTLGYLIRFVRWDYFLRGVGVKLNIRDNLFVYISGLSMTITPAKAGEIWKGWLIRDINGESLSKTVPVVISDRLTDILALVFLSLLGILYYKQGTYIIVAILIIFAVFVLAVRSEAVSNRLIRVLEKRAGKYSRDVESMHQTFKETLTPKKLVVTTVLGLMAWFMECLALYLAVAGFGDHLGMVVSTFTFSFASLAGALSMIPGGLGVAEATLSGLLQFFGLTATLSVGVAIIIRFATLWYGTFLGLAVYLLGKSRIIGEKREDTDR; encoded by the coding sequence ATGGAAAAAAACAGGTTCTGGCTCGTACTGATATTCGCAGTGGTTGTTTACGTTGTAATGGGGGTTTACGCTGATCTGGGTGATCTTCTGACTGCCCTTGAAAGCTTCGACTGGAGGTTCATAATCCTGCTTCTATGCCTAACAACCCTGGGTTACTTGATAAGATTCGTTAGATGGGATTATTTCCTCAGGGGAGTTGGTGTGAAACTGAATATCAGGGACAACCTCTTCGTTTACATAAGCGGGCTTTCAATGACCATAACCCCTGCCAAAGCTGGTGAGATATGGAAGGGATGGCTCATAAGGGATATAAATGGTGAAAGTTTGAGTAAAACTGTGCCCGTGGTGATAAGTGACCGTTTAACTGATATACTTGCCCTTGTATTCCTTTCACTCCTTGGAATCCTCTACTACAAACAGGGCACCTACATCATAGTGGCCATCCTCATCATCTTTGCAGTATTCGTACTTGCAGTCAGATCAGAGGCTGTTTCAAACAGGTTGATACGTGTACTTGAGAAGAGGGCGGGAAAGTACTCCCGGGATGTTGAGAGCATGCACCAAACCTTCAAGGAAACACTGACCCCTAAAAAACTGGTGGTAACAACGGTTCTGGGTTTGATGGCCTGGTTCATGGAGTGTCTGGCCCTCTACCTTGCAGTTGCTGGCTTCGGTGATCACCTTGGAATGGTTGTCTCAACATTCACATTCAGCTTCGCATCCCTTGCAGGGGCGCTGAGCATGATACCCGGTGGTCTGGGTGTTGCTGAAGCAACGCTGTCTGGACTGCTCCAGTTCTTCGGACTCACAGCCACACTTTCAGTTGGTGTTGCCATCATCATCAGATTCGCAACCCTCTGGTACGGAACCTTCCTGGGCCTCGCTGTTTACCTCCTGGGAAAATCCAGGATCATCGGAGAAAAGAGGGAGGATACTGATCGTTGA
- a CDS encoding DUF362 domain-containing protein codes for MTKIDSKVSILKTSPETVVKDYGELMHLAEYDKAVSRENETILKLNLSWTLFYPACSTPPWQLEGVLKTLKDDGFHDVVAVENQTVVTHPWKGAYFNKWLPLLEKYGREFQPLTDVEWSVYEPKSEMMVMDEIFGQVLVPEMFYGNDVIHFPTVKTHGHTTTTGSMKNAFGGLIPKYRHHAHKKIHEVLVDLLAIQREIHPGIFTVMDGCVCGDGAGPRTMDPYVGNVILASADPVAVDALAAKIMGFDPLKIDYIKMAHDRGLGMGDVDQIEVVGLDEGELEGLNFGFHVNKSPVIKWDQRLRKKTMKIKWLHHLLFNSPIFKTFIFASGFYHDKLWYPTTGKKNIEKFKATEWGKLFDEYDYGEFPEFKKVKEWNPY; via the coding sequence ATGACAAAGATAGATTCCAAGGTTTCAATTCTAAAAACATCCCCTGAAACAGTTGTAAAGGATTATGGAGAGCTCATGCACCTGGCAGAGTATGACAAGGCAGTATCCCGTGAGAATGAGACCATACTCAAATTGAACCTCTCATGGACCCTCTTCTACCCTGCATGTTCCACACCGCCGTGGCAGCTTGAAGGTGTCCTGAAAACCCTCAAGGATGATGGGTTCCATGACGTGGTTGCAGTGGAGAACCAGACCGTTGTAACCCATCCCTGGAAGGGTGCCTACTTCAACAAGTGGCTCCCCCTCCTTGAAAAGTACGGAAGGGAATTTCAGCCCCTCACAGATGTGGAGTGGAGCGTCTACGAACCGAAGTCTGAGATGATGGTTATGGATGAGATATTCGGCCAGGTTCTGGTTCCAGAGATGTTCTACGGCAACGATGTTATACACTTCCCCACCGTGAAAACCCACGGCCACACAACAACCACAGGTTCCATGAAGAACGCCTTCGGAGGTCTGATACCCAAGTACAGGCACCACGCCCATAAGAAGATCCACGAGGTCCTGGTGGATCTCCTTGCAATCCAGAGGGAGATACATCCAGGGATATTCACGGTCATGGACGGGTGCGTGTGCGGGGATGGTGCAGGACCACGTACAATGGACCCCTACGTAGGCAACGTCATACTTGCAAGTGCGGATCCGGTTGCAGTGGACGCCCTTGCAGCCAAGATAATGGGCTTCGACCCCCTGAAGATAGACTACATTAAAATGGCCCATGACAGGGGGCTTGGAATGGGGGATGTGGATCAAATAGAAGTTGTGGGTCTTGATGAGGGGGAACTTGAAGGATTGAACTTCGGTTTCCACGTGAACAAGAGCCCTGTCATCAAATGGGATCAACGCCTTAGAAAGAAGACCATGAAGATAAAGTGGCTGCACCACCTCCTCTTCAACTCACCCATCTTCAAGACCTTCATTTTCGCCTCAGGATTCTACCACGACAAGCTATGGTACCCAACAACAGGTAAAAAGAACATAGAAAAGTTCAAAGCAACGGAGTGGGGCAAGTTGTTCGATGAGTATGATTATGGAGAGTTCCCTGAGTTCAAAAAGGTGAAAGAGTGGAATCCTTACTAA
- the cofH gene encoding 5-amino-6-(D-ribitylamino)uracil--L-tyrosine 4-hydroxyphenyl transferase CofH, which yields MEDIYERSLEGDITKEDALKLVDANPFQLFDVADRLRKGIVGDDVTFVANKAIDITDHCMIECEFCSFRDHIGYEMSVDEIVESVGQSQNIGATEICLFGGVMPHMTVDYYCDIIKAIKSKYDICLHALSPVEIYHTAKVSDMTTFEALKALKEAGMDTMTGASAEILVDSVREKICPKKVSTQEWVDIIKEAHKLDIPTTSTIMYGSVETWEDRIDHLMILRDIQRETHGFTELVPMTFLGLNNKLGQETLGASGMDDLKIHAISRIIMGRDMPNIQVSWVKLGLRTTQIALCCGANDFGGTMMEDKISVAAGASYGEYMPREKIVEVIEAIGRVPVERTTTYERV from the coding sequence ATGGAGGATATCTACGAACGTTCACTTGAGGGAGACATAACAAAGGAAGACGCTTTAAAGCTGGTTGATGCAAATCCATTCCAGCTGTTCGATGTTGCAGACAGACTAAGAAAGGGGATAGTGGGTGATGATGTCACATTCGTGGCAAACAAGGCCATAGACATCACAGACCACTGCATGATAGAATGTGAATTCTGCTCATTCAGGGACCATATAGGCTATGAAATGAGCGTTGATGAGATAGTTGAAAGCGTTGGTCAGTCCCAGAACATTGGAGCAACTGAGATCTGTCTATTCGGCGGTGTTATGCCCCACATGACTGTAGATTACTACTGTGACATCATAAAAGCCATAAAATCCAAATACGACATCTGCCTCCATGCACTATCCCCAGTGGAGATCTACCACACAGCCAAAGTCTCTGATATGACCACCTTTGAAGCCCTTAAGGCCCTTAAAGAGGCAGGTATGGACACCATGACAGGGGCCTCTGCAGAGATACTCGTGGACTCTGTCAGGGAAAAGATATGTCCTAAAAAGGTTTCAACCCAGGAATGGGTGGACATAATTAAGGAAGCCCATAAGCTGGACATTCCAACCACCTCAACCATCATGTACGGAAGCGTTGAGACCTGGGAGGACCGTATAGACCACCTCATGATACTCCGGGATATACAGCGCGAAACCCACGGCTTCACAGAACTCGTGCCCATGACCTTCCTGGGCCTCAACAACAAACTGGGCCAGGAAACACTGGGTGCAAGTGGAATGGACGATCTCAAGATCCACGCCATTTCAAGGATAATAATGGGCAGGGACATGCCTAACATCCAGGTTTCATGGGTGAAGTTAGGCCTCAGAACCACCCAAATAGCCCTCTGCTGCGGTGCCAACGACTTCGGGGGCACCATGATGGAAGATAAAATATCTGTGGCTGCAGGTGCATCCTACGGAGAGTACATGCCCCGAGAGAAGATAGTTGAAGTGATTGAAGCTATTGGACGTGTGCCTGTGGAGAGGACCACGACTTATGAGAGGGTTTGA
- a CDS encoding AI-2E family transporter has protein sequence MLNIKKLSISTIFPIIILLTLLSFGILIPILSVVALGAILAYYVRPIAKRIKPFVKYETLAIIIGMIILAAPIVALLYVTAVQILAAAIQVFGSIPHSSASATSTATATALNIKSGLATAQNSDSLNSLANLFISNITAIAEKLISYLVNQIITLLEFLPTLAMQILILFFSTFYFAKDGDKVIRYIKDIVPAEDKGFYRRIIHSTDDIMKSIVVGNVIPAIILGLLSMVLYYFLGYPYILLLGILSGLSEFIPIVGPWIVYGVLGLFSILTGDVTTGVLVIFFGWIIETTTDMYIRPKLSVNYSEVHPLVFLLGFIFGAVTLGIPGLFIGPLILGVTYSAYLAYREEVKDTG, from the coding sequence GTGTTAAATATTAAAAAATTATCTATTTCAACCATTTTTCCCATTATTATACTCCTCACATTGCTTTCATTTGGGATTTTAATTCCAATTCTGTCAGTTGTGGCTTTAGGGGCAATTCTAGCCTATTATGTACGGCCAATCGCCAAAAGGATCAAACCCTTCGTGAAGTACGAAACCCTTGCAATCATTATTGGAATGATAATCCTTGCCGCACCAATCGTTGCCCTGCTCTATGTAACTGCAGTCCAGATATTGGCAGCTGCAATTCAGGTTTTCGGTTCCATTCCCCATTCATCAGCAAGTGCAACATCAACTGCAACTGCAACTGCACTGAACATAAAATCCGGTTTAGCAACAGCTCAAAATTCAGACAGCCTTAATAGCCTTGCAAATCTGTTCATCTCCAACATCACAGCCATTGCAGAGAAGCTCATTTCCTACCTCGTAAACCAGATCATCACTCTCCTTGAATTTTTACCAACACTGGCCATGCAGATATTGATACTCTTCTTTTCAACATTTTACTTTGCAAAGGATGGTGACAAGGTAATTCGTTACATCAAAGACATTGTTCCAGCAGAAGACAAGGGATTTTACCGCAGAATAATCCACAGCACCGATGACATCATGAAGAGCATAGTTGTTGGTAACGTTATCCCCGCAATCATCTTGGGACTGCTCTCCATGGTACTTTACTACTTTCTTGGATATCCATACATACTTCTTCTTGGTATACTCAGTGGACTGTCTGAGTTCATACCCATAGTCGGGCCGTGGATAGTTTACGGAGTTCTAGGTCTGTTCAGCATCCTCACAGGAGACGTTACCACTGGAGTTCTTGTTATATTCTTTGGTTGGATCATCGAAACAACCACCGACATGTACATCCGGCCAAAGCTCTCTGTCAACTACTCCGAAGTTCATCCCCTTGTATTTCTCCTGGGATTCATATTCGGAGCAGTTACACTGGGTATTCCTGGACTTTTCATTGGCCCCCTCATACTTGGAGTGACCTACTCTGCCTACCTAGCCTACAGGGAAGAGGTTAAAGATACCGGATGA
- a CDS encoding CBS domain-containing protein, protein MIGNLSAKDIMIREVHVTSPTDLVAAAKLKMMRCNVGGLPVVDEKRLVGIITHRDVLLAGGEALGLKVNDLMSKELYVAEPETPIKDITKVMADKGYQRIPVVENGNLVGLITQSSLIRALAGLED, encoded by the coding sequence ATGATAGGAAACCTAAGTGCCAAAGACATCATGATCAGAGAAGTGCATGTAACAAGCCCCACAGACCTTGTAGCTGCAGCAAAGCTCAAAATGATGCGCTGCAACGTTGGAGGGCTTCCAGTGGTGGATGAAAAACGTCTTGTAGGAATTATAACCCACAGGGATGTTCTGCTTGCAGGTGGAGAAGCACTTGGACTCAAGGTGAACGACCTTATGAGCAAGGAACTCTACGTTGCAGAGCCTGAAACACCCATCAAGGACATAACAAAAGTTATGGCAGATAAAGGATATCAGAGAATTCCTGTTGTTGAAAATGGAAATCTTGTGGGCCTCATAACCCAGAGCAGCCTTATAAGGGCCCTTGCAGGTCTTGAAGACTGA
- a CDS encoding decaprenyl-phosphate phosphoribosyltransferase, giving the protein MFKDILISMRPKQWYKNLVIFIGIVFSLNLLNFNLWISVVSAFVTFCLLSGSIYIINDCLDVEKDRNHPKKSKRPLASGRLKTSHALLFSGIAVVAALLLAFTVNLSLLLVSLAFFGLILIYSLFLKELILVDILVISTGFVLRAVAGCVAIGVFVSPWLIICTFLMALFLALVKRRHELILLKDKAGSHRKILEGYSREMLDQMTNITTAALVMSYSLYTFFAQNIYIMLTIPLAFYGVFRYLFLVHNDGMGGEPEMIFRDSGMVISMTLWVVLVIGVLYFNKLGFTGVLK; this is encoded by the coding sequence ATGTTTAAGGACATCCTGATATCGATGCGTCCCAAACAATGGTACAAAAACCTAGTTATATTCATTGGGATCGTATTTTCACTAAATCTTCTAAATTTTAACCTATGGATAAGCGTTGTTTCGGCATTTGTAACGTTTTGTTTACTTTCTGGAAGCATCTACATCATAAACGATTGTCTGGATGTTGAGAAGGATCGTAACCACCCCAAAAAAAGCAAACGTCCCCTTGCATCTGGAAGGCTGAAAACCTCACATGCACTCTTATTTTCAGGTATTGCAGTGGTAGCTGCATTGTTACTGGCCTTCACAGTGAACCTTTCACTCCTTCTAGTTTCACTCGCCTTTTTCGGCCTGATACTGATCTACTCCCTGTTTCTGAAGGAGCTGATCCTCGTGGACATACTGGTTATCTCAACAGGTTTCGTTCTCAGGGCAGTTGCAGGCTGTGTTGCCATAGGAGTCTTCGTGTCACCATGGCTCATAATCTGCACATTCCTAATGGCCCTCTTCCTGGCCCTTGTCAAACGGAGGCATGAACTTATTTTACTCAAAGACAAAGCAGGAAGCCATCGTAAAATCTTGGAGGGTTACTCCAGGGAGATGCTGGACCAGATGACCAACATAACCACCGCTGCCCTTGTAATGTCCTACTCCCTCTACACCTTCTTTGCTCAGAACATTTACATAATGCTCACAATACCCTTGGCGTTCTATGGAGTGTTCCGTTACCTGTTCCTGGTGCACAATGATGGAATGGGAGGAGAACCTGAGATGATATTCAGGGACAGTGGAATGGTTATCAGCATGACTCTCTGGGTTGTGCTGGTGATTGGAGTGCTTTACTTCAATAAGTTGGGATTTACAGGAGTTTTAAAATGA
- a CDS encoding PHP domain-containing protein: MIYDLHTHSKYSRDGWMEPKTLVKTAIKKGLAGIAITDHNTIEGGLKAKEFETENFEVVVGSEIATDRGEVIGLFLSEEVVSRNFIEVINEIRNQSGTVVLPHPFDELRGNGIAPGKEDAKLVDYVETFNSRCFRTKYNEMAAEYAKKYGLKSLGGSDAHFAHEVGRAGITTDDDLHDAFERGSFTVFGERSSPMYLGLTKVLKIWKKTGSGSY; encoded by the coding sequence ATGATATACGACCTTCACACCCACTCCAAGTACTCCAGAGACGGATGGATGGAACCTAAAACCCTGGTAAAAACCGCCATTAAAAAGGGACTCGCAGGAATAGCCATAACTGATCACAACACCATTGAAGGCGGCTTGAAGGCCAAAGAGTTTGAAACTGAAAACTTCGAGGTCGTTGTTGGATCAGAAATCGCAACAGACCGTGGCGAGGTTATAGGCCTCTTCTTGTCTGAAGAAGTTGTTTCAAGGAATTTTATTGAGGTCATCAATGAGATCAGAAATCAAAGTGGTACCGTGGTACTCCCACACCCCTTCGATGAACTACGTGGAAACGGGATCGCACCAGGAAAAGAAGATGCAAAACTCGTGGACTACGTTGAAACCTTCAACTCCCGCTGTTTCAGGACAAAATACAACGAAATGGCAGCAGAATATGCAAAAAAATATGGTTTGAAGAGTTTAGGTGGCAGCGATGCCCACTTCGCCCATGAAGTTGGTAGGGCAGGGATTACTACAGATGATGATCTGCATGATGCATTTGAAAGGGGAAGTTTCACTGTTTTTGGTGAACGATCCTCCCCGATGTATTTAGGACTTACAAAGGTGCTGAAAATATGGAAAAAAACAGGTTCTGGCTCGTACTGA
- a CDS encoding glutamate decarboxylase produces MKVSEKEVTSTYGSRYFTESIPKYVMPEDEMPARAAYQLIHDELNLDGNPALNLASFVTTWMEPEADKLIMESMDKNFVDNDEYPQTEKIQERVINMLARLFNAPKECHSVGTGTIGSSEAIMLGLLAHKWTWKKRRQEEGKPFNKPNIVMGADVHTVWEKFALYFDVELKLIPLERDTYTVTVDKVAEEIDENTICVGAVLGTTFTGQMDPIKEINDLLMDIKKENGWDIPIHVDGASGGFVAPFLYPELEWDFRLEQVRSINVSGHKYGLVYPGVGWLIFKDKTDLPEELIFKVNYLGGLMPNYSLNFSKGSSTIIAQYYNLIRLGKSGYTDIMENMMSNSQYLARKLEDSGKFEIINKEGMFPLVTVSLKDEEFTVFQLSEKLRQKGWIVPAYTLPENAEDVAVMRMVVKENFGREMIDLLVDDVMEACESFEGEETVEKVEDQNPSLLY; encoded by the coding sequence ATGAAGGTATCTGAGAAGGAGGTGACCAGCACCTATGGAAGTAGGTACTTCACTGAAAGCATTCCAAAGTACGTTATGCCCGAGGATGAAATGCCCGCAAGGGCGGCGTATCAACTGATACACGATGAACTGAACCTGGATGGGAATCCTGCCCTGAACCTGGCGAGTTTTGTGACAACCTGGATGGAGCCTGAGGCTGACAAGCTCATAATGGAGAGCATGGATAAAAACTTCGTTGACAACGACGAGTATCCTCAGACTGAGAAAATACAGGAGAGGGTTATTAACATGCTGGCCAGGCTTTTCAACGCCCCAAAGGAGTGTCATTCCGTGGGAACAGGGACCATAGGCTCGTCTGAGGCCATAATGCTCGGACTTCTGGCCCATAAATGGACCTGGAAGAAAAGGAGACAGGAAGAGGGGAAACCCTTCAACAAACCCAACATAGTTATGGGTGCAGATGTTCACACGGTCTGGGAGAAGTTTGCACTTTACTTCGATGTTGAGCTGAAGCTCATACCCCTTGAAAGAGACACTTACACAGTCACAGTGGATAAGGTGGCAGAGGAAATAGATGAAAATACCATATGCGTTGGTGCTGTTCTTGGAACAACCTTCACAGGCCAGATGGACCCTATAAAAGAGATAAACGATCTTTTGATGGATATTAAAAAGGAAAATGGTTGGGACATACCAATACATGTTGACGGTGCCAGTGGAGGTTTTGTGGCACCGTTCCTCTATCCTGAACTGGAATGGGATTTCAGACTCGAACAGGTTCGATCCATCAACGTTTCCGGGCACAAGTACGGTCTCGTGTATCCTGGAGTGGGCTGGCTCATATTCAAGGATAAAACAGACCTCCCTGAGGAACTCATATTCAAGGTGAATTACCTGGGAGGTTTGATGCCCAATTACTCCCTGAACTTCTCCAAGGGAAGCAGCACAATAATAGCCCAGTACTACAACTTAATAAGACTTGGAAAAAGTGGTTACACCGACATAATGGAGAACATGATGAGTAACAGCCAGTACCTCGCCAGAAAACTTGAGGATTCAGGTAAATTTGAGATCATCAACAAGGAGGGGATGTTCCCACTTGTAACAGTGAGTTTGAAGGATGAAGAATTCACGGTTTTCCAGCTTTCAGAGAAACTGAGACAGAAAGGCTGGATCGTTCCTGCATACACACTCCCTGAGAATGCTGAGGATGTTGCAGTCATGAGGATGGTTGTGAAGGAAAACTTCGGCAGGGAAATGATCGACCTGCTTGTTGATGATGTGATGGAAGCCTGTGAATCCTTTGAAGGTGAAGAAACAGTAGAAAAAGTGGAAGATCAGAATCCTTCCCTCCTATATTAA